Proteins from one Penicillium digitatum chromosome 2, complete sequence genomic window:
- a CDS encoding Pleckstrin homology-like domain, producing the protein MSENSVTAAAQPVPPKLSRYRSMRGTTGDVEMATPPTLVNSIGQQNLSIARSRSRYRRNRPASNENLVPPTPAIPGHARPRLEVRRNEPRERERPATSHSGTTQNEEEAHTREVDRQGAMEKLTGGENSAQDIRRPQVSVLSKQVVQQPRSQPVLAHPPRSNNSGNDGNRKSFFQMVKLSRSTKKMGPLPNYIGVGGTGVVPGVDAPVSAVNAGKRNALVKYGDTSANLTVNPSTQVRDILLDATKHLSRDIDADRFILMESYSQVGLERPLRRYEHVREIMNSWSHDADNQFIVIPPSSVDALTQLDAGHAPSEQPPPVTVHIYHSQRRRKWDKRYVTLRADGQVTISRKESAKEQTNICYLSDYDIYFPSARALNKDIKPPKKLCFAIKSQQKSSMFLSTENYLHFFSTSDKSVADKWYRAVQKWRSWYLVNKKGAGQTPETETLVKRAGTKKSSHQPRNVHNDVPLLERETSTESSNRESSDQRRPTSSKDVFSRQKPLREHVPPPSSYPHTLTIDTDTEGPFADTQALLSGLSPQEVETSTFAPSGLLGRTYTQRQNAMREREDRDKKAKQEAFSGTGFMSGDSIQTPGQDSNPNSRTNTMTRAPDASAFTQTPSLKQKPLVDLTPVYAEPPQHSRKGKGRGVQVQPGMQLIDGATGPDQTSGGFSIPPATSWRRPAADTTPQRRNTTRSVGHHSNKYATLASAEASSAISAGKFTANSLLAHSASTSSHRNPRTGHGVATGDRNATRPLLDMSPENPFADGSLLRQL; encoded by the coding sequence ATGAGTGAGAACAGTGTGACAGCCGCGGCGCAGCCTGTACCTCCAAAGCTCTCTCGATATCGTAGCATGCGAGGGACAACCGGAGACGTCGAAATGGCCACACCACCTACGCTTGTGAACAGTATTGGCCAGCAGAATCTCTCGATCGCGAGAAGCAGATCTCGATATCGTCGCAATCGGCCAGCATCAAATGAAAATCTCGTACCTCCTACTCCCGCGATCCCGGGTCACGCGCGACCTCGGCTGGAGGTGCGGCGGAATGAACCACGAGAACGTGAACGGCCCGCAACCAGTCATTCTGGGACCACACAAAATGAGGAGGAAGCGCATACGCGCGAGGTGGATCGACAAGGTGCGATGGAAAAATTGACTGGAGGAGAGAACTCAGCACAAGACATTCGGCGGCCTCAAGTGTCTGTCCTGTCAAAGCAAGTCGTGCAACAGCCCCGATCGCAACCTGTGCTGGCGCATCCCCCACGCAGTAACAACTCAGGAAACGATGGTAATCGCAAGTCTTTCTTTCAGATGGTCAAACTTTCAAGGTCCACCAAGAAAATGGGGCCCCTTCCGAACTACATTGGAGTGGGTGGAACCGGAGTGGTCCCAGGAGTTGACGCTCCTGTCAGCGCTGTTAACGCTGGAAAGCGAAATGCCCTGGTCAAATATGGAGATACCTCCGCGAATCTCACTGTCAACCCGTCAACGCAAGTCCGGGACATACTGCTAGATGCCACCAAGCACTTATCTCGGGACATTGATGCGGATAGATTCATTCTCATGGAGTCTTACTCTCAAGTTGGCCTAGAACGTCCTCTGCGACGCTATGAGCATGTTCGGGAAATCATGAACTCCTGGTCACACGATGCAGACAATCAGTTCATCGTGATTCCCCCCTCTAGTGTGGATGCTTTAACTCAGCTCGATGCTGGGCATGCTCCCAGCGAGCAACCACCCCCAGTGACTGTCCATATTTACCATTCCCAGCGCCGTCGCAAATGGGATAAGCGATATGTCACCTTGCGTGCTGACGGACAAGTGACAATCTCAAGAAAAGAGAGCGCCAAGGAACAGACCAATATCTGCTATTTATCCGATTATGACATCTATTTCCCTAGCGCTCGAGCGCTTAACAAGGATATCAAGCCGCCAAAGAAGCTGTGCTTCGCAATCAAGAGCCAGCAGAAATCATCCATGTTTCTGTCCACCGAAAACTACTTGCACTTTTTTTCAACCAGCGATAAGTCTGTTGCAGATAAATGGTACCGGGCAGTACAGAAGTGGAGAAGTTGGTATCTTGTCAACAAAAAAGGAGCAGGCCAAACACCAGAGACCGAGACGCTCGTGAAGCGCGCTGGGACGAAGAAATCGTCTCATCAACCGAGAAACGTGCACAACGACGTGCCACTCCTAGAACGGGAGACTTCGACCGAGTCTTCAAATCGTGAAAGCTCTGACCAACGGAGGCCGACAAGCTCCAAAGACGTCTTTTCCCGGCAGAAACCCCTTCGTGAACACGTCCCCCCACCATCGTCATATCCCCACACCTTGACAATCGATACTGATACCGAAGGGCCTTTCGCCGACACCCAGGCATTGCTCTCGGGCCTTTCGCCCCAGGAAGTGGAAACCTCTACGTTTGCACCATCCGGACTCCTAGGCCGAACTTACACCCAGCGACAAAATGCTATGCGGGAACGGGAGGATCGCGATAAGAAAGCCAAACAGGAGGCCTTTTCAGGCACTGGCTTTATGAGTGGAGACTCTATACAGACCCCCGGCCAGGACTCAAATCCCAACAGCCGGACCAACACAATGACTCGTGCCCCAGACGCATCGGCTTTCACTCAAACTCCGTCTCTTAAACAGAAACCTCTGGTTGACCTCACCCCAGTCTATGCCGAGCCACCACAGCATAGCCGCAAGGGCAAGGGTCGCGGCGTCCAAGTCCAACCCGGTATGCAACTGATTGACGGAGCCACTGGTCCAGATCAGACCTCGGGAGGATTCTCCATCCCACCTGCGACTTCCTGGCGCCGACCGGCCGCAGACACCACACCTCAGCGGCGAAACACCACCCGCAGCGTGGGCCATCATTCAAACAAATACGCGACCCTGGCTTCTGCTGAAGCAAGCTCGGCGATTTCTGCCGGCAAGTTCACTGCAAACAGCCTGCTGGCACACTCGGCCAGCACTTCTAGTCATCGGAATCCGCGCACCGGACATGGTGTCGCAACGGGTGACCGTAATGCCACACGGCCGTTGCTGGATATGTCTCCGGAGAACCCCTTCGCAGATGGTAGTCTACTCCGGCAGCTCTAA